From the genome of Scytonema hofmannii PCC 7110, one region includes:
- a CDS encoding TonB-dependent receptor plug domain-containing protein: MKLGALVFHVILANLALASVSIAEDHKLSKKHTVVHKTSDIPYLSEIERPSTSAKLLLTQTPTTPTKTPQTTEEEPKPTNDNDEADIIIDVTGKEDSLPQSTPTYVIQKEEIQKQGATSVADVLKKLPGFAINDAGYGADIHTGTYYRGASINQSVFLINGRPINNNVNTYHGATDLNSIPVESIERVELYSGAASTLYGSSAFGGVVNIITKQGDIVPRLNATAEFGSLNLNNQQFSYAASINSLRYNFSFERFFVDNRYQVPLGAANRDSQGYLFNADTSTSTYFGSLALDVNDRNTLSLDVTKLSSRRGLVYFGFPLQRDRLDHDGLNIGLSWKSQLGNGNSSILTTSIGYNQDYFNTYGPSNQFYRTGTLDTQLLSARVDHDWRITPNNKLRWGLDLKNTWLTGDVLSTVPNRVTLNETENRSLLNTALFAVTTWNISDDFLLDVGLRQSFDSEFGNYLNPSAGLKYDINSTFSFRGSWASGQRNPGLDQLYVYDTVHGWLPNSDLEPETGSSWTAGVDVRLSESLTGQFTYFGSSLDNRLGVVQGRWANIGLVDTNGLEASLKWKVASGWSTFLNYTYTDAQIKTGLEKGLQLSMIPYSVASFGLGYESKGWQANLYATYYSGARRAFFTRPGDKTTDFSPDFFNLDFSARIPVTRTLGLTVYLENLFDEKYERVNRTYSPGFTFRMGLSSNI; encoded by the coding sequence ATGAAATTGGGTGCTCTGGTTTTCCACGTTATACTGGCTAATCTAGCTTTAGCTTCTGTTAGCATTGCAGAAGATCATAAGTTGTCTAAAAAACATACTGTCGTACATAAGACCTCAGATATCCCATATTTAAGCGAGATAGAACGCCCCTCGACTAGTGCAAAATTACTACTAACCCAAACACCAACAACTCCAACCAAAACACCTCAAACAACAGAAGAAGAGCCAAAACCCACAAACGATAATGACGAAGCCGACATCATTATAGATGTGACAGGAAAAGAGGACAGTCTCCCTCAATCGACTCCAACATATGTCATTCAAAAAGAGGAAATTCAAAAACAAGGTGCGACAAGTGTCGCGGATGTGTTGAAAAAATTACCGGGGTTTGCTATTAATGATGCGGGATATGGTGCTGATATCCATACAGGCACGTACTACCGAGGCGCTTCTATCAATCAATCTGTTTTCTTAATTAATGGCAGACCTATTAATAATAATGTCAATACCTATCACGGAGCAACCGATCTCAATAGCATCCCTGTAGAATCTATCGAACGCGTAGAATTGTATAGCGGTGCAGCGTCTACCTTGTACGGTTCCTCAGCTTTTGGAGGAGTTGTTAATATCATTACTAAACAAGGTGACATTGTTCCTAGATTGAATGCAACCGCAGAATTTGGTTCTTTGAATCTCAATAACCAACAATTTAGCTATGCCGCTTCAATTAATTCTTTAAGATACAACTTTAGCTTTGAAAGGTTTTTTGTAGATAATCGTTATCAAGTTCCTCTTGGTGCGGCAAATCGCGATAGTCAAGGATACTTATTTAACGCAGATACATCAACGAGTACTTACTTTGGCAGTCTTGCTTTAGATGTTAACGATCGCAACACTCTCAGTTTAGATGTGACTAAATTGAGCAGTCGTAGGGGATTGGTTTACTTTGGATTTCCTTTACAACGCGATCGCTTAGACCACGATGGGTTAAATATTGGCTTATCTTGGAAAAGCCAACTTGGTAATGGCAATAGCTCTATTTTGACCACCTCGATAGGCTACAACCAAGATTACTTCAACACTTACGGTCCTAGCAACCAGTTTTATCGGACTGGAACCTTAGATACTCAACTTCTTTCAGCGAGAGTCGATCATGATTGGCGGATAACACCAAATAATAAACTGCGCTGGGGCTTAGATTTGAAAAACACTTGGTTGACTGGAGATGTATTGAGTACAGTTCCCAATCGCGTCACTTTGAATGAAACTGAGAATCGAAGTTTATTAAACACAGCACTCTTTGCAGTTACGACTTGGAATATCAGCGATGATTTTTTACTAGATGTAGGGCTGAGACAAAGTTTTGACAGTGAATTTGGAAATTACCTCAATCCTAGTGCGGGATTGAAATACGATATCAATTCAACATTTTCGTTCCGAGGAAGTTGGGCGTCCGGACAACGCAATCCTGGGTTAGACCAGTTGTATGTGTATGATACAGTACATGGTTGGTTACCCAATTCCGATTTAGAACCAGAAACTGGTTCCTCTTGGACTGCGGGAGTCGATGTGAGATTGTCTGAGAGTTTGACAGGTCAATTTACATACTTTGGGAGTAGTTTAGATAACCGACTGGGAGTTGTACAAGGAAGATGGGCAAATATTGGTTTAGTAGATACGAATGGTTTAGAAGCGTCACTGAAGTGGAAAGTTGCTTCTGGTTGGTCAACTTTTCTCAACTACACGTATACAGATGCACAAATTAAAACAGGACTGGAAAAAGGATTGCAGTTAAGTATGATCCCTTACTCTGTAGCGTCTTTTGGTCTTGGTTATGAAAGTAAAGGTTGGCAAGCGAATTTGTACGCCACTTACTACAGTGGTGCGCGTCGAGCCTTCTTTACAAGACCTGGAGATAAAACTACAGATTTTAGCCCTGATTTCTTTAATTTAGATTTTAGTGCTCGCATCCCTGTTACAAGAACCCTGGGATTAACTGTTTATTTGGAAAATTTATTTGATGAAAAATATGAGCGTGTAAATCGTACTTATAGCCCTGGATTTACTTTCCGTATGGGTTTGTCGTCAAATATTTGA
- a CDS encoding pentapeptide repeat-containing protein — MRYWQALAGLVLAMVLFLSPLSAYAASSSSISRAANNQLSGQDFSNQSLIGQEYTSLKLENANFSNADLRGGVFNASVLRGANLHGVDFTDGIAYLSDFKGADLSDAIFTNAMMLRSIFNNVDVTGADFSNAVLDRLEIKKLCVNATGVNSKTGVPTRESLGCDS; from the coding sequence ATGAGATATTGGCAAGCACTAGCTGGGTTAGTCTTGGCTATGGTTCTTTTTTTGTCTCCCCTATCAGCATATGCAGCAAGTTCTTCCAGTATCAGTCGTGCCGCAAACAATCAGCTAAGTGGTCAAGATTTCTCAAACCAAAGCTTGATTGGGCAAGAGTATACTAGTCTCAAGCTGGAAAACGCTAATTTTAGCAATGCCGATCTCCGTGGCGGAGTTTTTAATGCATCAGTGTTGCGGGGAGCGAATCTCCACGGTGTTGATTTTACTGATGGCATAGCTTATCTATCAGACTTTAAAGGTGCTGATTTAAGTGATGCAATTTTTACAAACGCAATGATGTTGCGTTCTATTTTTAATAATGTTGATGTCACAGGTGCTGATTTTAGTAATGCAGTTTTAGACCGTTTGGAAATAAAAAAACTTTGTGTGAACGCAACTGGTGTGAATTCTAAAACAGGTGTTCCCACTCGTGAGTCTTTAGGTTGCGATTCCTAA
- a CDS encoding phosphodiester glycosidase family protein, with protein MRYGYLVYWRRFLVAGISFLLLPLIFYGWLCLQRPPQTNLEQALFHGIVYKRIARSKPRPVMTHIVTIDLTTPGIQALVTPGVKTLDDGKTRAQTTSEFLSQFKLQLAINASYFHHFYEKTPWDYYPHSGDVVNPIGEAISNGDRYSQPEKYWSVLCISATNRAQILESEKCPEGTEQGVAGNQLLVDRGQSAISDLGNDKPYPRVAVAVNREGTKLWLIAVDGKQLFYSEGVAIAELTKIILDLGAYTALNIDGGGSTTLVMATNRKPKVLNAPIHTRVPMRERPVANHLGFYSLPIKKPLSQAERS; from the coding sequence ATGCGTTATGGATACTTAGTTTACTGGCGAAGATTTTTAGTAGCAGGAATTAGTTTCCTACTACTACCACTGATATTCTACGGATGGTTGTGTCTTCAACGTCCACCCCAAACAAATTTAGAACAAGCACTTTTTCATGGAATAGTTTACAAACGTATTGCTCGTTCCAAACCACGTCCAGTCATGACGCATATCGTCACTATTGACTTAACAACACCGGGGATTCAAGCACTTGTCACTCCCGGAGTAAAAACTTTAGATGATGGTAAAACTAGAGCACAAACGACTTCAGAATTTCTCAGCCAGTTTAAGCTGCAATTGGCAATAAATGCTAGTTACTTCCATCATTTCTACGAAAAGACTCCTTGGGATTACTATCCTCACAGTGGCGATGTTGTCAATCCCATCGGGGAGGCTATTTCTAATGGAGATCGTTATTCCCAACCTGAAAAATACTGGTCTGTGCTGTGCATTTCAGCTACCAATCGCGCTCAGATTTTGGAAAGTGAAAAGTGTCCTGAAGGAACAGAACAGGGTGTTGCAGGCAATCAGCTTCTAGTCGATCGCGGTCAATCAGCTATTTCTGACCTAGGTAATGACAAACCTTATCCACGGGTTGCAGTTGCTGTGAATCGAGAAGGTACAAAACTTTGGCTGATTGCGGTTGATGGCAAACAACTATTTTACAGCGAAGGCGTTGCGATCGCAGAGCTTACAAAGATTATCCTAGATTTAGGTGCTTACACGGCACTGAATATAGATGGGGGCGGCTCAACAACACTTGTGATGGCAACAAATCGGAAACCAAAAGTCTTAAATGCTCCTATTCATACGAGAGTACCAATGCGCGAGCGCCCAGTTGCAAATCACTTGGGATTTTACTCTCTCCCAATTAAAAAACCCCTCTCCCAAGCAGAGAGGAGTTAG
- a CDS encoding alpha-keto acid decarboxylase family protein, producing the protein MTNFTVGDYLVLRLKQIGVKHIFGVAGDYNMEFLDHIVNQSGIELVTTCNELNASYAADGYGRINGIAAVVTTFGVGELSAINGIAGAYAEHVPVVAMTGAPSTKIQSQRSLVHHTLGTGDFSIFAQMYEKVTAAQAYLTVENATAEIDRVLGVCLLKKLPVYISLPMDVALTEVTAQSDPFIPPVFKSDRATLAEAIDASVTMLEKAVKPVILADVGVDRYRLHEELRSLLATTGYPYATMTMGKGLLEETHPQFIGIYNGAISDDYVRRRIEEADCVLSIGVLMTDFNTGKFSAQLDPGRTIEVHGQYLKIKRAMYNNVAMQDFLPALSKRLLKRNAETLDLKPKKENLDTGFTTPFQPNSTAAITQQRFWYRFAQFLQEDDIVVAETGTSLFGSAVIPLPKGTTFVGQVLWGSIGYSVGSALGCALAKPTEGIAAPQRRSILLVGDGSFQMTAQELSTMLRYDLKPIIFLINNDGYTIERDIHGERMLYNEIQPWKYHKLHEVFGNNGWSAKVGTESELELALQQVEQNRDKLAFIEVVMDKMDNPEILLKMLQK; encoded by the coding sequence ATGACAAACTTTACTGTTGGCGACTATTTAGTGCTTCGTCTCAAACAAATTGGCGTCAAGCATATTTTTGGTGTTGCTGGAGACTACAATATGGAATTTCTCGACCATATTGTCAATCAGTCAGGCATAGAGTTGGTAACAACCTGCAACGAACTCAATGCATCCTATGCTGCTGATGGCTATGGTAGAATCAATGGCATTGCTGCAGTTGTCACTACGTTTGGTGTTGGTGAACTCAGTGCTATTAACGGGATTGCTGGCGCTTATGCTGAACACGTCCCTGTTGTGGCGATGACTGGAGCTCCTTCCACTAAAATCCAGTCACAAAGATCGCTTGTCCACCATACGCTAGGCACTGGCGATTTCTCCATATTTGCCCAGATGTATGAGAAGGTAACGGCGGCTCAAGCATATTTGACAGTAGAAAATGCAACAGCAGAAATCGACAGAGTTCTGGGAGTCTGCCTTCTTAAGAAGTTACCTGTTTACATCTCCCTACCGATGGACGTTGCGTTAACTGAAGTGACTGCACAGTCAGATCCATTTATACCTCCTGTGTTCAAGAGCGATAGAGCCACCTTAGCTGAGGCAATTGATGCGAGTGTAACAATGCTGGAAAAGGCGGTAAAACCAGTCATTCTTGCTGATGTAGGCGTAGATCGCTATCGCTTGCATGAGGAATTGCGAAGTCTTCTTGCTACCACTGGATACCCTTATGCCACTATGACTATGGGCAAGGGACTTCTGGAAGAAACTCATCCCCAATTCATCGGGATATATAACGGTGCCATCAGCGATGATTATGTGCGAAGACGTATTGAAGAAGCAGATTGTGTGTTAAGTATTGGTGTCCTGATGACTGATTTTAACACAGGAAAGTTTTCTGCCCAACTCGATCCCGGTCGCACTATTGAAGTGCATGGGCAGTATCTTAAGATTAAGCGTGCAATGTACAACAATGTAGCAATGCAAGATTTTCTACCTGCTTTGAGCAAGCGGTTGCTGAAGCGCAATGCCGAAACGCTAGATTTAAAACCCAAGAAGGAGAATTTGGATACTGGCTTCACTACTCCTTTTCAACCCAACTCAACAGCAGCAATTACACAGCAGCGTTTTTGGTATAGATTTGCTCAATTCCTTCAAGAAGACGATATTGTTGTCGCCGAAACTGGAACTAGTTTGTTTGGTAGCGCGGTAATTCCTTTGCCGAAGGGAACCACTTTTGTAGGACAAGTGCTTTGGGGTTCGATTGGCTACTCAGTAGGTTCGGCACTTGGTTGTGCGTTGGCGAAGCCCACCGAAGGGATTGCAGCTCCCCAACGACGATCGATCCTACTAGTTGGTGACGGGTCATTCCAAATGACGGCACAAGAACTGTCAACAATGTTACGCTATGACCTCAAGCCAATTATTTTTCTGATTAACAACGATGGATATACGATAGAGCGTGACATCCACGGTGAGAGGATGCTATACAACGAGATTCAGCCGTGGAAATATCACAAGCTTCATGAAGTTTTTGGTAACAATGGCTGGAGCGCGAAAGTAGGCACTGAGTCGGAGTTAGAATTAGCACTGCAACAAGTCGAACAAAATCGGGACAAGCTTGCCTTTATTGAGGTGGTGATGGACAAGATGGACAACCCAGAGATTCTCTTGAAAATGTTGCAAAAATAG
- a CDS encoding DUF1778 domain-containing protein produces the protein MHSHNTPDIPTRAVNLRIREDVRALIDRAAKAQSKSCSDFMIDAARRAAEDTLLDQTFLQVDEETYQHFLNVLDAPPHNEGFERLMNVKKPWD, from the coding sequence ATGCACTCCCATAACACTCCTGATATTCCTACTCGCGCTGTCAATTTGCGTATCCGTGAGGATGTGCGGGCGCTTATTGACCGAGCAGCAAAAGCTCAAAGTAAATCATGTTCTGACTTTATGATTGACGCTGCACGACGAGCGGCAGAGGATACACTGCTTGACCAGACCTTCCTGCAAGTGGATGAAGAAACATACCAGCATTTTCTGAATGTTCTTGATGCTCCGCCCCACAATGAAGGATTTGAACGCTTGATGAATGTTAAAAAACCGTGGGATTAA
- a CDS encoding GNAT family N-acetyltransferase codes for MTLLAPVPLADTHLLDDFDCGVASLNDWLKRRAVANQKNSASRTYVIADEQKVIAYYCLSSGALALSETPSPIKRNMPDPIPVAILGRLGVDTSWKGQGLGAALLQDAVFRTMQAAEILGIRGLVVHAISEEAKQFYEHYGFSPSPTQPMTLILSIKKVTV; via the coding sequence ATGACTCTTCTAGCTCCTGTGCCTCTTGCGGATACCCACCTATTAGATGACTTTGATTGCGGGGTTGCCAGCCTAAATGATTGGTTAAAACGCCGTGCAGTTGCTAACCAAAAGAACAGTGCATCACGTACCTATGTTATTGCGGATGAGCAGAAAGTGATTGCCTATTATTGCCTTTCCTCTGGAGCATTAGCACTGAGTGAAACACCATCCCCTATAAAACGGAATATGCCCGACCCGATACCCGTAGCAATTCTTGGAAGGCTTGGAGTAGATACTTCATGGAAAGGACAAGGCTTAGGCGCAGCATTACTACAAGATGCGGTGTTTCGTACAATGCAAGCGGCAGAGATATTAGGCATCCGTGGATTAGTCGTACATGCCATATCAGAAGAAGCCAAGCAATTCTATGAGCATTACGGGTTTTCTCCTTCGCCTACACAGCCTATGACGCTTATTCTATCTATTAAGAAAGTCACGGTATAG
- a CDS encoding DUF5915 domain-containing protein gives MFNRPADFLNREQEVASVDMTMMEVSNALMNKILSYLLQNARKQAKLEVTAKIDLGIKTSGVVLEALKAHLELVKNEVLANNIDFEELENADYCEQ, from the coding sequence GTGTTCAATCGTCCCGCAGATTTCTTAAACCGCGAACAGGAAGTCGCTAGTGTAGACATGACCATGATGGAAGTTTCAAACGCATTGATGAATAAAATTTTAAGCTACTTGCTGCAAAATGCGAGAAAACAAGCAAAACTTGAAGTTACAGCGAAAATTGACTTGGGCATAAAAACATCAGGAGTAGTTTTAGAGGCGCTGAAAGCACATCTTGAATTAGTTAAAAATGAAGTGCTTGCCAACAATATTGACTTTGAAGAGCTTGAGAATGCCGACTATTGCGAGCAGTAG
- a CDS encoding ATP-binding protein, with protein MFNNINDIFRGGEMAARINAFDWCQTPLGAIKDWSQSLKSLVKTLLTSRYPMVLTWGPEFTQFYNDAYSQLIGDKHPAALGIDIRIALAEAWDTLGPMIETVMSTGVANWTPALLLVLERSGYREESYFSVSHAPAEDDSGQIVGMLAVCSEVTQQVLGDRRLRLLRDLASKVGQTQSVEATCLQAIAAIALHPMDVPFALLYLREGDGKTLTLRGAVGLQALEGASPHSVVVTDDNDIWSLADAARGETVLMEAVDRYTTVLGGPWSEPVRSALVMPIASSGQTAPLGVIVVGISPNRALDEGYRSFYELLIGQVSILIRNAQAYEEERKRAEALAELDRAKTTFFSNISHEFRTPLTLMLGPAVDALNDTEAPLPSRQRERIEILHRNGLRLLKLVNTLLNFSRIEADRIQANYEPTDLSNYTAELASLFRSAIEAAEMHLTIDCPPLPEPVYVDRDMWEKIVFNLLSNAFKFTFEGEIAVSLCWQENQVQLTVSDTGIGIPQVELPRLFERFYRVESRRGRTYEGSGIGLSLVQELVRLHGGTIDVASVVEGGTTFTITIPTGCAHLPSERLRSSEAERINVNSTQTSTALGASAYIEEAWRWLPQEEGERGGQGEGEKYFPHSPTPRILLVDDNADMRDYIQRLLGDRYTIEAVADGYSALAAVRRQVPDLVLSDVMMPGLDGIGLVQALRADSQTKEVPIILLSARAGEESRVEGLQRGSNDYLIKPFSARELLARVETNLQLGQLRQQARRESEDRLRLAIESAELGTWDFNPITRTLKWDEHCKAMFGLPSDVLISYEVFLAGLHPDDRDRLHEVVQWAINPNSGGKLDVEYRTIGIEDGVERWIAAKGQTYFNQAGEAVRLIGTVLNITKKKRVEAEREQLLARERVAREQAEAANRIKDEFLAVLSHELRTPLNPILGWTKLLKGGRCDAMKTQQALDTIERNAQLQIQLIEDLLDVSRILQGKLTVSVSSVDLSTVIINAIDTVRLAANVKSIDLQYKILDFGLGDSSENLKSAFPDSCLETSQSPKIQVMGDAARLQQVIWNLLSNAVKFTPNCGQIQVALSKVEQAETTLAQITVRDTGIGIHPEFLPYVFEYFRQEDSSTTRKFGGLGLGLAIARQIVELHGGTIHVYSSGEAQGTTFTVSLPIPKPQITQLPTPSISSNQMPIPAPLKGLQILIVDDELDSLELISFVLQQNGATVTNTTSVSEALKALTKTNYNLLISDIGMPEIDGYQFIRLLRTLPLDRGGQIPAIALTAYAGEYDRKQALQAGFQRHITKPIDPNEIVKAIAMVIGHEERSN; from the coding sequence ATGTTTAACAACATCAATGACATTTTTAGAGGTGGAGAGATGGCTGCCCGGATCAATGCCTTTGACTGGTGCCAAACCCCATTAGGAGCAATCAAAGACTGGTCGCAAAGCCTCAAGTCGTTGGTTAAGACGTTGCTGACCTCACGCTATCCAATGGTACTGACTTGGGGGCCAGAATTCACGCAGTTTTACAACGATGCCTACTCCCAGCTAATTGGCGATAAACACCCAGCAGCACTTGGTATTGATATCCGGATCGCACTAGCAGAGGCCTGGGATACGCTCGGTCCTATGATCGAAACGGTGATGTCAACCGGCGTTGCAAATTGGACACCCGCATTACTGCTCGTCTTAGAACGCTCCGGCTACCGTGAGGAATCTTACTTTAGCGTCTCTCATGCCCCGGCTGAGGACGACTCCGGGCAAATCGTCGGGATGCTCGCCGTGTGTAGTGAAGTGACTCAACAAGTCTTGGGCGATCGACGACTGCGGTTGTTACGTGACTTAGCCTCTAAAGTCGGTCAGACGCAGAGTGTTGAGGCAACTTGCCTTCAGGCGATCGCTGCCATTGCTCTACACCCAATGGATGTGCCTTTTGCCCTCCTCTATTTGCGTGAAGGGGACGGCAAAACCCTGACTCTACGCGGGGCTGTAGGTCTGCAAGCCCTAGAAGGAGCGAGTCCGCATTCAGTCGTGGTGACAGACGACAACGATATTTGGTCGCTGGCGGACGCGGCCAGGGGTGAAACGGTCTTGATGGAAGCGGTCGATCGTTACACAACTGTACTGGGTGGGCCTTGGAGCGAACCGGTTCGCTCTGCACTGGTAATGCCAATCGCCTCATCTGGACAAACTGCCCCTTTGGGTGTAATCGTTGTCGGCATTAGCCCTAACCGTGCGCTTGATGAAGGATATCGTTCATTTTACGAACTGCTGATCGGTCAAGTATCGATTTTAATCCGCAACGCTCAGGCATATGAGGAGGAACGAAAACGAGCCGAAGCTTTGGCAGAACTCGATCGCGCCAAAACCACCTTCTTCAGCAATATTTCTCACGAATTCCGCACGCCCTTAACTCTGATGCTGGGGCCAGCAGTTGATGCTTTGAATGATACTGAAGCGCCTCTGCCATCTCGCCAACGGGAACGTATTGAAATCTTACATCGCAATGGCTTACGCCTACTCAAGCTAGTCAATACACTGCTGAACTTTTCCCGGATTGAGGCAGATCGGATTCAAGCCAACTACGAACCAACTGATTTATCGAATTATACTGCCGAACTTGCCAGTTTATTCCGCTCTGCGATTGAAGCCGCCGAAATGCACCTAACGATTGACTGTCCCCCATTACCAGAACCCGTTTATGTCGATCGGGATATGTGGGAAAAGATTGTATTTAATTTGCTCTCTAACGCCTTCAAATTTACCTTTGAGGGAGAAATTGCCGTTTCGCTGTGCTGGCAGGAGAACCAGGTTCAACTTACCGTGTCCGATACAGGCATTGGCATCCCACAAGTAGAACTGCCCCGGTTGTTTGAACGATTCTACCGGGTGGAAAGCCGTCGCGGACGAACCTATGAAGGCTCAGGCATTGGATTATCACTAGTACAAGAACTGGTGCGATTGCATGGCGGCACAATTGACGTAGCCAGTGTAGTTGAAGGGGGCACAACATTCACCATCACTATCCCCACAGGTTGCGCTCACCTGCCAAGCGAACGTCTACGAAGCAGCGAAGCCGAACGCATCAATGTAAATTCGACGCAGACATCAACTGCGCTCGGTGCATCTGCTTATATAGAGGAGGCTTGGCGCTGGCTACCCCAAGAGGAGGGGGAGAGGGGGGGACAAGGGGAGGGGGAGAAATATTTCCCTCACTCCCCCACTCCCCGTATCCTCCTGGTAGATGACAATGCAGATATGCGAGATTACATCCAACGTTTATTGGGTGACAGATACACAATTGAAGCAGTAGCAGATGGCTACAGCGCCCTTGCAGCAGTTCGCAGACAAGTTCCCGATCTTGTTCTTAGCGATGTGATGATGCCGGGACTGGATGGCATTGGTTTGGTGCAAGCATTACGGGCTGATTCTCAAACAAAAGAAGTGCCGATTATTTTGCTATCTGCCCGTGCTGGTGAAGAATCACGTGTCGAAGGACTGCAAAGGGGATCTAATGACTATTTGATCAAGCCGTTTTCAGCCCGTGAACTGCTGGCACGAGTGGAGACAAATCTGCAATTAGGACAACTTCGACAGCAAGCACGGCGCGAAAGTGAGGATCGGTTGCGACTGGCGATTGAGTCAGCAGAGTTAGGTACTTGGGATTTTAATCCTATCACCCGAACGCTGAAATGGGACGAACACTGCAAGGCAATGTTTGGTTTACCGTCCGATGTTCTGATTAGCTACGAGGTGTTTTTAGCGGGGTTGCATCCCGACGATCGCGATCGCCTGCACGAGGTTGTGCAGTGGGCAATTAATCCTAATAGTGGTGGAAAGCTGGATGTTGAGTACCGCACAATCGGTATTGAGGACGGGGTCGAGCGTTGGATAGCTGCGAAGGGACAGACATATTTTAATCAAGCGGGAGAGGCTGTACGCTTGATTGGGACTGTCCTTAATATTACCAAAAAAAAACGTGTTGAAGCAGAACGGGAACAGTTGCTTGCCCGTGAACGAGTTGCCCGCGAACAAGCAGAAGCCGCGAATCGAATCAAAGATGAATTTTTAGCAGTCCTATCCCACGAGTTACGGACTCCCTTAAATCCAATTTTGGGTTGGACGAAACTGCTCAAAGGCGGTAGGTGTGATGCGATGAAAACGCAACAAGCACTTGATACGATTGAACGCAATGCTCAGCTACAGATCCAGTTGATCGAAGACTTGCTTGATGTCTCCAGAATTTTGCAAGGCAAACTCACCGTGAGTGTTTCCTCGGTAGATTTATCCACTGTGATTATAAACGCGATTGATACCGTGCGTCTAGCAGCCAATGTCAAATCGATTGATTTACAATATAAAATTTTAGATTTTGGATTGGGAGATAGTAGTGAAAATCTAAAATCTGCATTTCCAGACTCCTGCTTGGAAACGAGCCAAAGTCCTAAAATCCAAGTTATGGGTGATGCGGCACGATTACAGCAAGTAATATGGAATTTATTATCTAATGCCGTCAAATTCACTCCTAATTGCGGACAGATTCAGGTTGCTTTGTCAAAGGTTGAGCAAGCAGAAACTACGCTGGCTCAAATAACCGTCCGCGATACAGGAATTGGCATTCATCCCGAGTTTTTGCCCTATGTCTTTGAGTATTTTCGCCAAGAGGATAGTTCTACCACCCGCAAGTTTGGAGGTTTAGGCTTAGGACTGGCGATCGCCCGTCAAATCGTTGAACTGCATGGTGGAACTATCCACGTCTATAGTTCTGGTGAAGCACAAGGCACAACCTTTACAGTCAGCTTACCAATTCCTAAGCCACAAATCACTCAGTTACCGACGCCCTCGATTTCTAGCAATCAAATGCCAATACCCGCTCCACTAAAGGGATTGCAAATTCTCATCGTCGATGATGAATTGGATTCACTAGAACTAATTTCCTTTGTGTTGCAACAAAACGGTGCGACTGTCACCAATACAACCTCAGTATCCGAAGCACTAAAAGCCCTAACAAAAACCAACTACAATCTTCTGATTAGCGATATTGGTATGCCCGAAATTGACGGCTATCAATTTATACGCCTCCTCAGAACACTTCCACTAGATCGAGGTGGGCAGATTCCGGCGATCGCCCTCACGGCTTATGCTGGAGAGTACGATCGCAAACAAGCCCTGCAAGCAGGATTTCAACGGCATATTACTAAACCCATCGATCCTAATGAGATAGTTAAGGCAATTGCGATGGTAATTGGTCATGAAGAGAGAAGTAACTAG